In the Armatimonadota bacterium genome, CAGCCGGGCCCCGCGCATGTCGAACCCGATCCCCAGCGTGAACTCGCCCCGGGCCGACTGCACGCAGGGCGCCGAGCCCGAGTGGGTGTAGACCCCGATGTTCTCGTGGATCTGGTCCAGGAACTTCCAGCCGTCCTGCTCGCCGAACAGCTGCAGCCAGGCGGCGACGGTCAGGAAGCCGGTGCCCGACGAGTTGGGGTTGGGCATCACCAGCAGGCCCTTGTAGATGGGGTTGGTCAGGTCCTTCCACGACTGCGGCCGGCGGATGCCGCGTCGGGCCGCTTCCCGGGTGTTGAAGCAGACCACCGACAGGAACGCATCCATGCCCGTCCACGTCATGGGCGTCTTGCTGCTGCGGAACTGGGGCTTGAGCTGCTCGGCGCCCCGCGGCGTGTAGGGCTCGATCATCCCCAGTTCCTCGAAGACGATGATGCTGGTGACCGCCAGGCCCCAGATCACGTCGGCCCGGGGGTTGCTGCGCTCGGCCAGCAGCCGCGCGGTGATGGTGCCCGTCGAGTCGCGCACCCAGTCGATCACGATACCGGGGTTCTCGCGCTCGAACGCCTCCTTGTACGGCCCGAGCTGGTCGTTCTCCAGCGCCGTGTAGACCGTCAGGCGGGTCACCTGCGCGCGCGCCTCGCCCAGCAGGCCCACCGCGAGCGCCCCCACGACCACCGAGACCGCCAGGTACTGCGCCGTGCGGATCCAGCGTGCTCCTCGCATACCGACCCCTCCCCTGGGCGGAACGATCAGCGATCGTCTCGCGTCTGGTATTCCGCAGCCCTCCGCCAATCCCTTGCGGCCCTGCCCCCGGACCGCTTACCCGCCCAGGCGCATCCGGATGCTCGCAGCGCCAGCGTGCAGATCATCGACCGGCAGACTACCGGTCCAGGCGCATCCGGATGCTCTTGACCTGGGTGTAGCTCAGCAGCTCCTCCAGGCACTCCTCCCGGCCGATGCCGCTCTGCTTGACCCCCCCGTAGGGGACCCCCAGCGCGTGTCCGCCGGGGATGTTCACCCAGACGTACCCGGCCTCGAGGCGCCGGGCGACCCGCAGGGCCCGGGCGTGGTCGTGCGTGTAGATGGCCGCGCTCAGCCCGTAGATCACCCCGTTCGCCTGGCGGACCATCTCGTCCTCGTCGGTCCAGGTGAGCACGGCCATCACGGGGCCGAAGATCTCCTCCTGGGCGATGCGCATCTCGGGCCGCACGCCGTCGAAGACCGTGGGGACGACGAAGAACCCGCGGCGCAACACCGGGTCGTCGGGCGGTCCGCCGCCGTAGACGCACCGCGCGCCCTCGCGGCGCCCGGCCTCGATGTAGCCCAGCACCTTCTCGTACTGCTCGCGGGACACCAGGCAGCCGACCTGGCTCTCGTCGGCCTCGGGCGGGCCCAGGCGCAGGGCGCGCAGCCGCGCCACCAGGGCCTCCAGGAAGGCGTCGTGCAAGTCGCGGTGCACGAAGACGCGCGAGGTGCTGCTGCACGACTGGCCGGCGCGGTTGAGGTTCATGGCGGCCACCGCCGCCTCGGCGGCCTCCTCAGGAGCGACGTCGGGGAAGAGGACCAGCGGGTTCTTGCCGCCCAGTTCCAGGGTCACCACCTTGAGGCCGTCGGCGGCTGCCCGCATCACCGCCCGGCCGGCCTCCACCGAGCCGATGAGCGCTATCCGCCGCACGCGCGGATGGCGCACCAGCGCCGCGCCTGTGGTCGGGCCGTCGCCCGGGACGATGTTCACCACCCCCGGGGGGAAGAGGTCCTGCACCAGGCGGCCCAGGACCAGGGAGGAGAGCGGTGCCTGCTCGGGGGGCTTGACGATCACGGTGTTGCCCGCAGCCAGCGGCGCGGCCAGCTTCTCGGCCGCGAAGCGCAGGGGGTGGTTGTAGGGGTTGATCTTGGCCACGACGCCGAACGGCTCGCGCACCGTGAACGCGAACTCGCCGGGCGGGGCAGGGTAGGTCTCGCCCTTGAGTTCCGGGAGCAGGCCGGCGAAGTAGTCGAGGGAGTCGGCCGCCCAGTCGACGTCGCGCCGCATGCCGGAGATCACGTTGCCGGAGTTGACGGCATCCAGACGCGCCAGGGCCTCGCGGTGCTGGCGCAGGACCGCGGCCAGGGCCCGCAGGCGCGCGGCGCGCTCCGCAGGCGGCGTCTGGGCCCAGCCGGGCACGGTCGCTTCGGCCGCGGCCACCGCCCGGTCGACGTCGGCCTCGTCGGCGACGGGCACGTGGGCCAGCACCTCGCCCGTGGCGGGATTGTAGGTGGGCAGCGTGCGCCCGGAGCGGCTCTCCTCCCACCGGCCGCCGATGAAGAGCCGGTCCGAGGGGACCTCCCCCAGCAACGCGACGGGGCTCACCTACCCCACCTCGGTGCGCTGCGCCGGAGATCGACGCCCCGGCCCGCCGCGTGGCCGACGTGTGCAGACGACCGCCGGCTCTGCCCTGCACGAGGCCGCCACAGGCCCGATCCCGGGCGCAGGGGGTGCCGCAACGACCGTCGTTTCTTCACCTGGCGGTCCCGCTCCCGTCTCCCGCACCGGGTGCGGGCACCGGCGTGCGCTCGGGCGGCAACGTCCGCTCCGGTGGCCCGTCGTAGAACTCCGGCTTCTGCAACTCCAGGTCCAGCGGTTGCACGATGGGCGCGTTGGTCGAGGCGCGCCACCCGCGCTCGCGGTGCATCTCCTCGTAGGTGTGGGCGATCAGCCCGACGATGCGCGACAGCAGGTAGACCCCCTTGATCAGGTCCAGGTCGAAGCCCATGTCCATGCAGATGGCGCCCACGGCGCCGGGGCCGTTGAGGTAGATGCGCCGGCCCCAGAACTCCTCGGTGGCCGCCTCGATGGCGCGGGCCATGGCCACGTGGCGCCCCGCGACCCCATAGACGTCGGCGAGCTCCAGCAGGCGCGCGGTCCGCGGGTCGACGATGTGCTGCGCGTGGTGGTAGCCGGGCAGCCGCCGCCCCTCGCGCCGCGCCTCGCCGGCGACACGGCGCGCGGTCTCCTCCAGGGTGAGCCCCTCGCGCTCCATGCGCGCCAGCGCCTCCTTGAACAGCGCGGCCGGCCGGTCGGCCGTGCCGTGCAACGAGCCCAGAGCGAGCAGCCCGCCGGCCACGCCCACGTGCAGGGGCACGCCGCCCGAGGTGACGAAGCGACACGCGGCCGACGACGGTGAGAACGCGTGCTCGCACTGATTCACCAGGATGGCGTCCAGCATCCGCGCGTGGGACTCCGGGGGCAGCTCGCCGCGCCAGACCAGGTAGGCCATCTCGGCGAACGAGACCCGGCCCGTCAGGTCGTTGACGTTGTACCCGCGAATCACAACCCGGTCGCGGGTCTTGTACGAGATGGCCGTGCGCCAGTGGAACGGCTCCCGGCGCGCGGCGGTTCCTGCGGACTCCATCCGGCTACCTCCTTGCGGCCGCGGGCTCGTCGGCCTTCAGGTACACCCGCTGGGGGTCGAGCTCCTCGCGCAGCACCGTGAGGTCGTCGGCTGCCGGTGGCGCGACCTCCTGGAGGTCGGGGGCGACCTCGGGGCGGAACCCGGTGTGCGCCCACACCGTCGCCACGTCGACGCCGGGCATCAGGCCGGTCAGGCGCAGCGTGCACGTCGACGGGTCGGCCTCCAGCACGGCGAGGTCGGTCACCACCGTGACCGCGAAGTCGGCGGGCAGCCCGGCCCGCTGCCGCCCCCCCGGCCCGTCGAGGAAGCCGGGGCTCGTGACGTAGTCGCAGCGTTCGGGAAACCGCCGGGGCTCGTGGTGGGTGATGACCAGCAGCCGGCGGCAGTGGCTGGCCATGTCGTTGGCGCCGCCGCTGCCGGGCAACCGGCGGCGCAGCGCCCCCGGTGGGCCGATCTGCGTTGAGTTGATGTTGGCGTGGCGGTCGATCTGGGCGCCGCCCAGGAAGCCCACGTCGATCAGCCCTCGCTGGAGCAGACCACCCAGCACCTCGCGCAGGGTGCCCAGCCGCATGGCGCGCGCCATGACCTTGGGGTCGGACACGGAGATCGGCGTGGGCCGGACGAGCGGCGCGATGACGCCGCTCTCGATGACCATGACGATGTTGGGCGCGTGTCGGCGTTGGGCCAGCGCCGTGGCCAGCAGCGGCAACCCCGTGCCGACGAAGACGACCTGGCCGTCGTGCAGCCGGCGGGCCGCCTCGATCACCATGAGTTCCTGCCGGGTGAACGCCGGGGTTGGGGCCTGCGCGGCAGCTTCGTGCACTAGAGCACCTCCCGCATGGCCGCCCGCAGCGCCTCCAGACGCGCGGGCCCTGCGCATCTGGCCAGGTAGTCGTCGAACGTCGCGCAGTCCCACACCGCCTCCTGCAGGTACGCGGCGACCGCCGCCGGCCCGCTGCGGGCCGCTTCCTGGTAGCGGGCCACCTCCGCCGCATCGTAGTCGTAGTACCCGTAGACCGACGTGGGGTAGGCGCCAAAGGGCGCCACCACCACGGCGTCGACGTACAGGAACGGCACCGTGGTCCGTTCCGGCGCCGCCCGGATCGCGTCGGTGGGGACCAGCTCCTCGCACGAGACGATGACCGTCTGCGAGGCGCGCAACATCTCCGGCTCGTGGGTGGCGAAGCCCTCGATGACGACGTTGCCCAGGGGGTCGGCGCGCTGGACGTGCACGATGGACACGTCCGGTTGCAGGGCCGGCACCAGGACCACGGGCTCGCCCGGCGCCCAGGGGTTGTCGACCACCACGGCCTTGGGTGGGGAAGCGCGCTGCGCGGCCGCGGCGTCGTGCGCGCCGCCTGTGGCCCGCGCGCCCCACGACAGCACGGGCGCGTCCGCCAGCATGTCGGAGCCCAGCAGGCTGCGGGTGGGCATGAAGGGCACGCCCATCTCACCGGCCAGGAAGCGGCTGACCATGGCCAGGTGGCTGTAGTCCTCGTGGACGAGGGTGCCGTCCTCGATGCCCCGGCGCCAGCAGTACGTGACCCCGAACCGCTCCAGGTTGCCCGACCCCGATGCGGTGCGCCGGACCAGCCCTGCGCCGACCAGCTGGTCCATGCCCAGGGAGAGGTTGCAGCCCACGACGGTGAGGTCGCCGATCCTCTGGCGGATGATCTCGAAGGTGAGCGCCTGCGGGCAGCGGCCGATGTTCTGCCCGCCCATGCCCAGGACGCTCCCCGGCCGCACGAAGCGCGCGACCGCCTCGGCTGCCGTCATGACCTTGGGCGCAGGACGCGCCGCACTGCGCAGGGCCACGCTCGTCCTCCGTGCATCCACGCGCCTGCCCGCCGCACTGACGGGCCATGGATCCGCCCTGACGACCCGCTACGGGCCCGCCGCGGCCAGAAGACTGCAGATCCCGCCCTGACGACCGGCCACTGGCCCGCCACGGCCAGAGACCGCGGATCCCGTCGTGACGACCGGCCCCGGCCCGCCATCCCAGGCCGCGGATCCGCGGCGGTGACAGGCCACGCCACGCCGCCCGCCCCAACGGCAGATGCCGCGCGCGTGCCTGCATTATAGGGAGCGTCCAATTGATAATGTCAAATAAGGATTGCACGGAATATCAAAAGCAAATATTATACATGGCGATGGCCCACGCCCTCGCGCCAGACCCACGCCCGCCCCTGCCGCTGGGGCCGCTGCGGGCGTTCCACCACGTGGTCGTCCACCAGGCCGTGCACCGGGCGGCGCGCGCCCTGGGCGTCACGCAGCCCGCGGTCACCCAGCAGCTGCGCAGGCTGGAGCAGGCCACCGGGGTCGTCCTCTTCGAGCGCGACGGTCGCCGGTTGGTGCTCACCGAGGCGGGCCGGACGCTGGCCGGCTACGCCCAGCGCATCTTCGACCTGGTGGAGGCCGCGCAGGACGCCCTGGCCGGTGAGCGGGCGCTGCGCACCGGCGTCCTGCGCGTGGGCGCGAGCCGCACGGCCGGCGCGTACTACGTCGCCAACCTGCTCGACCGGTTCAAGCAGCGCCACCCCGGCGTGAAGGTCAGCCTGACCGTGGCCAACTCCGAGATCGTCCTGGACCGGATCAAGGACTTCTCGCTCCACGTGGGGCTCGTGGCCGGTCGACCCGACGACCCGGCGCTCGTGACGCGGCCGCTGGTCCGGGACCGCATGCTGGTGGTCCTCCCGCCGGGCCACCCGCTGGCGCAGCGGGCGCGCGTCTCCGTCCGCGATCTGCGCGGCTGGCCGCTGGTCCTGCGCGAGCCGGGGTCCACCAGCCGACGCCTCATCGAGGAGGCCGCAGCAGCCCACGGGGTCGTGGTCGACGTCGCCATGGAGCTGGAGAGCAACGAGGCCATCAAGAGCGCGGTGGCCGACGGCATCGGCGTGGCCATCATGGCCCAGGCCGCGGTGGCCCAGGACCTGGCCAGCGGACGCCTGGTGGGCCGGCCGCTGCGCGAGCCGCTGGTGTTGGACTTCGCGCTGGTCTACCACCGCGACCGGATGCTGGCCCCGGTGCTGGCCGCGTTCCTGGCAATGGTTCCGGCGTCGGTGCGCCGGGCCCCACGCCAGCAGCAGAGGAAGACCCGCGCCGGGGCAGGAACCAAGGGGCCGGCGTGAGAACCCGGAGGCGTCGTGATGGAGCGCGTCGTGCCCAAACCCTCGGAAGGTGACGTGAACCTCTCGCCGCGGCGGGCGGCGTGGCAGGCGGCGATGCTGGACGAGCCGACCCGCGCGCTGCTCGCCGAGGACGCGCGCTACTTCCTCCACCAGGCGCTGTCCACGCCGTGCCTGACCGCCCTGCGACGGTGCGAGGGCATCTACCTCGAAGACCTCCAGGGTCGCCGCTACATGGACTTCCACGGGAACAGCGTCCACCAGGTGGGCTTCGGCAACCCGGCAGTGGTGGCGGCGATCAAGGCGCAGCTCGACGCGTTGAGCTTCTGCCCGCGCCGGTTCACCAACGAGCCGGCGGTGGCCCTGGCGCGGAAGCTGGCGCAGCTCGCGCCGGGCGACCTGCACAAGGTGCTGTTCTGCCCCAGCGGTACCGGCGCCATCGGCATCGCCCTGAAGCTGGCCCGCACGGTGACCGGTCGCTACAAGACGATCTCCATGTGGGACGCCTTCCACGGCGCCTCCCTCGACGCCATCTCGGTGGGCGGTGAGGAGCTGTTCCGGCGCGACGTCGGGCCCCTGCTGCCGGGCACCGAGCACGTGCCGCCGCCCGACCCGTACCGCTGTCTGTGGGACTGTCAGGCGCGGGGCGGGTGCGACCTCAAGTGCGCCGGCTACATCG is a window encoding:
- a CDS encoding putative 2-aminoethylphosphonate ABC transporter substrate-binding protein, with product MRGARWIRTAQYLAVSVVVGALAVGLLGEARAQVTRLTVYTALENDQLGPYKEAFERENPGIVIDWVRDSTGTITARLLAERSNPRADVIWGLAVTSIIVFEELGMIEPYTPRGAEQLKPQFRSSKTPMTWTGMDAFLSVVCFNTREAARRGIRRPQSWKDLTNPIYKGLLVMPNPNSSGTGFLTVAAWLQLFGEQDGWKFLDQIHENIGVYTHSGSAPCVQSARGEFTLGIGFDMRGARLKQEGAPIDVIIPREGAGWDMEATAIHRGTRNLAAARRLADFSVSRRAMEMYNQWYAIVAMPGMSNLPPFYPPDGEAKMIKNDFEWMAKNRDRILKEWARRYEGKPTR
- a CDS encoding LysR family transcriptional regulator, whose translation is MAHALAPDPRPPLPLGPLRAFHHVVVHQAVHRAARALGVTQPAVTQQLRRLEQATGVVLFERDGRRLVLTEAGRTLAGYAQRIFDLVEAAQDALAGERALRTGVLRVGASRTAGAYYVANLLDRFKQRHPGVKVSLTVANSEIVLDRIKDFSLHVGLVAGRPDDPALVTRPLVRDRMLVVLPPGHPLAQRARVSVRDLRGWPLVLREPGSTSRRLIEEAAAAHGVVVDVAMELESNEAIKSAVADGIGVAIMAQAAVAQDLASGRLVGRPLREPLVLDFALVYHRDRMLAPVLAAFLAMVPASVRRAPRQQQRKTRAGAGTKGPA
- a CDS encoding aldehyde dehydrogenase family protein, whose product is MSPVALLGEVPSDRLFIGGRWEESRSGRTLPTYNPATGEVLAHVPVADEADVDRAVAAAEATVPGWAQTPPAERAARLRALAAVLRQHREALARLDAVNSGNVISGMRRDVDWAADSLDYFAGLLPELKGETYPAPPGEFAFTVREPFGVVAKINPYNHPLRFAAEKLAAPLAAGNTVIVKPPEQAPLSSLVLGRLVQDLFPPGVVNIVPGDGPTTGAALVRHPRVRRIALIGSVEAGRAVMRAAADGLKVVTLELGGKNPLVLFPDVAPEEAAEAAVAAMNLNRAGQSCSSTSRVFVHRDLHDAFLEALVARLRALRLGPPEADESQVGCLVSREQYEKVLGYIEAGRREGARCVYGGGPPDDPVLRRGFFVVPTVFDGVRPEMRIAQEEIFGPVMAVLTWTDEDEMVRQANGVIYGLSAAIYTHDHARALRVARRLEAGYVWVNIPGGHALGVPYGGVKQSGIGREECLEELLSYTQVKSIRMRLDR
- a CDS encoding CoA-transferase, translating into MALRSAARPAPKVMTAAEAVARFVRPGSVLGMGGQNIGRCPQALTFEIIRQRIGDLTVVGCNLSLGMDQLVGAGLVRRTASGSGNLERFGVTYCWRRGIEDGTLVHEDYSHLAMVSRFLAGEMGVPFMPTRSLLGSDMLADAPVLSWGARATGGAHDAAAAQRASPPKAVVVDNPWAPGEPVVLVPALQPDVSIVHVQRADPLGNVVIEGFATHEPEMLRASQTVIVSCEELVPTDAIRAAPERTTVPFLYVDAVVVAPFGAYPTSVYGYYDYDAAEVARYQEAARSGPAAVAAYLQEAVWDCATFDDYLARCAGPARLEALRAAMREVL
- a CDS encoding CoA-transferase — its product is MHEAAAQAPTPAFTRQELMVIEAARRLHDGQVVFVGTGLPLLATALAQRRHAPNIVMVIESGVIAPLVRPTPISVSDPKVMARAMRLGTLREVLGGLLQRGLIDVGFLGGAQIDRHANINSTQIGPPGALRRRLPGSGGANDMASHCRRLLVITHHEPRRFPERCDYVTSPGFLDGPGGRQRAGLPADFAVTVVTDLAVLEADPSTCTLRLTGLMPGVDVATVWAHTGFRPEVAPDLQEVAPPAADDLTVLREELDPQRVYLKADEPAAARR
- a CDS encoding citryl-CoA lyase, which gives rise to MESAGTAARREPFHWRTAISYKTRDRVVIRGYNVNDLTGRVSFAEMAYLVWRGELPPESHARMLDAILVNQCEHAFSPSSAACRFVTSGGVPLHVGVAGGLLALGSLHGTADRPAALFKEALARMEREGLTLEETARRVAGEARREGRRLPGYHHAQHIVDPRTARLLELADVYGVAGRHVAMARAIEAATEEFWGRRIYLNGPGAVGAICMDMGFDLDLIKGVYLLSRIVGLIAHTYEEMHRERGWRASTNAPIVQPLDLELQKPEFYDGPPERTLPPERTPVPAPGAGDGSGTAR